TTGGAAAAACGGTCTATAAAGATATTTGTATCGATAACTTTTTTAATCATAGACCTTTTTTATCTTTGTGCCTTTATATTTCTTAAATATACCTTCAAGCTCAATTTTCCCTGCTGCCATATCCAATGCCTTTTTTAATGCCTCTACGTTGTCTTTAACTCCAAAAGTTTTTCGAACTTTATCAATATCGCTTCTCTTAACCTCTATATGATCAATTCTTACAACATTATGTGTCTTTGCCATTTTTATTACCTCCTAATCTTCTATAGCATAAAAATATCACAATTCTGATTATTCATCCAGTTGGTCTTTGCGGATATTACAGGAGGATTTGCTGAAATGTCAATTCACGTGCAGAATTGCAACCTCTCTGTATTTGACAATTTCTGATATCCATCATATAATAATGCACATAATATGTGCAAATAAGCAGAGGAAGTTCCGGAATGAGAAAGAATATAACTCTGGCAGTTGATGAAAAACTCCTGAGGAAGGCCCGCTCTGTTGCATCGCAAAAGCATACCACGATAACGCATCTGATCAGGGAATATCTGGAAAACTATATCAGACAGAATGAGGCATACGATGATGCCATGTTGAGGATGCTAAAACGTTTCTCCCGTAAACCACTTTCCGTGGGTAGTAAAAAGTGGAAACGCGAGGATCTACATGAGCGATAGGTTGTTTTTCGACACAAACATACTGGTATATGCCTTTGATAAGTCTGACACGGAAAAGCATAATATTTCAGCACGGCTTATTAAAACCGCCTTTGAGAATAGAAACGGTCACATAAGCACTCAGGTACTCCAGGAATTCTTTGTAGTAACCACACAAAAGATTGAAAAAACACTTACCATTAATGAAGCCAGAGATATTATTAATGATTTTCCTGTATGGACTGTTGTTGACACGAATCTGCAGGTTATCTTGCAGGCTATTGAGGTCATGAAAGAATATCACCTCTCCTTCCGGGACTCCCTGATTGTGTGTACAGCAAAAGTAGCAGGTTGTAACATTATTTATACAGAGGATTTATCACATCAACAAATAATAGGGAATACCAGGATTATTAACCCTTACCGTCCACTGCCACCTCCAGTCTCCCGTCAGTAAGTTGGATGCAGATAACTGCACTTGCCTTTGGCGCCCGTTATTGTGGGGCGCCACTTCAAACACCTCCACAAGTCCTATTCCTGTTTTATTGACCTCT
This portion of the Nitrospirota bacterium genome encodes:
- a CDS encoding PIN domain-containing protein, whose protein sequence is MSDRLFFDTNILVYAFDKSDTEKHNISARLIKTAFENRNGHISTQVLQEFFVVTTQKIEKTLTINEARDIINDFPVWTVVDTNLQVILQAIEVMKEYHLSFRDSLIVCTAKVAGCNIIYTEDLSHQQIIGNTRIINPYRPLPPPVSRQ